Part of the Amycolatopsis sp. 195334CR genome is shown below.
CGAGGCGCCAGCGGTCGCCACGCGCGGTGTGGCCGACGATGGCGCGGGAGACCCAGCCGCCCTCGACCGCGCGGATGTGGAACTCGATCGAGCCGTCCTCGCGGGGCGCGTTCGCCGGGGAGAGGTACCGCCACAGCCGCGGGCGCTGCGGCACCTCCACGCTCAGGTACTGGCCTGCCTGGTACGGCACCGGCTGCTCCGGCTCCACCAGCACCAGCGCGAGGTCCCAGGTGAGCCGGCGGTGCTCGGCGACGGTGGCGGTCCACGAACCGGGGTGCCGGTCGGCCGCGGCGGCCTCCTGCATCGCCCGCGCGATGATGGTGAACGCCTCGGCCCAGGCGCGCTCCACTTCGGGCGTCCACTCCGGACCGAGGTTCGTCTTCAGCGCGGCGAGCAGCGCGGTGCCGACCGCCTCGTAGTGGTTCGGGATGACGCCGAACTTGCGGTGGTCGCGGCCGAGCTGGCGCAGGAACGGCACCAGGTCGTCGGGCCGGTCGACCATCTGCACGATGTGCACCAGCGCGCGCACCAGCCTGCCCCGCTGGACCTCCATGTTGATCGGGAAGAAGTCCCTGGTGGCCGGCGCGAGGGTGAACAGCATGCCGTAGAAGAACTGGGAGATCTCCGGCGTGTACGGCTCGGCCTTCGTCCAGGTGTCACGAATCAGCCGCACCATCGCCGCGACGGCGGGCGGGGTCTCCCTCGTGGTGGAGGTCCTGGGTACTGGGCTGACCGGTTCTGCTGTCATCGTCGGCTGGTATCGGCTCCTCGTCCGGTTGCGCGGCGTGTTCGGCGGGGTGCCCCGCACGCCGATTGTGGCCTGGATTATTCATTAATGCGCGTAGCTCTGGGTTCCGCCGACCGGGGCAGGCCAGCGGCCTGAACCAGGGGTTGTGGTGTAGGGAATATTCCCCCTTTCGGAATAAGTCGATCGAGGTAAGCGGTCCAGTGGTTCATCTCGGAGGGTAGTCGTACTGGCCGGAAACCCCGGCTACGTTGCTCCGGACGGGTCAATCTAGGTACGTCTGCCGTGTGATGGATCACTGGTAAACTAGTTGCAACATACAACTAGTAACCCCCGGATTTTTTCACCGATCGGGGCAACGGGGAGGCTGGACCCATGGGTCCGACGGACGACGCCGCACTGGAGCTGGTGCGGCAACTCAAAGTGAACGCGCAGTTGCAGCAGGCGTGGACGACGCACCTGTGGCAGGCGCAGAACGGCCTCCACCCCGCCTCCGCCTGGCTGCTCGCCGAACTCGCCCAGCTCGGCGAGTCGCGCCCGTCCGAACTGGCCAAGCGGCGGATGGTGGACGTCTCGGTGGTCAGCCGCCAGGTGGCGCAGCTGACCGCGGCCGGGTTGATCGAGCGACGCCCGGCGCCCGAGGACGGCCGGGCGGCGCTGATCCGGGTGTCCGAACGCGGTGAGCAGGAGCTGGTCCGCTGGCGGCGGCAGTACACCGACTTCCTCACCGACGCGCTCTCCGGCTGGGACCCGGGCGAGCTCGACGCGCTCACCGAACGGCTGAAAGCGGCCAACGAGAGCCTTCGCACCACCCTCGACCGACGGTCGGGACCGCGCTGACCTGCGGTTTCGGCGAATTCAGAGTTGAGCGGAACAGACTCAAC
Proteins encoded:
- a CDS encoding MarR family winged helix-turn-helix transcriptional regulator; the protein is MGPTDDAALELVRQLKVNAQLQQAWTTHLWQAQNGLHPASAWLLAELAQLGESRPSELAKRRMVDVSVVSRQVAQLTAAGLIERRPAPEDGRAALIRVSERGEQELVRWRRQYTDFLTDALSGWDPGELDALTERLKAANESLRTTLDRRSGPR
- a CDS encoding globin domain-containing protein, translated to MTAEPVSPVPRTSTTRETPPAVAAMVRLIRDTWTKAEPYTPEISQFFYGMLFTLAPATRDFFPINMEVQRGRLVRALVHIVQMVDRPDDLVPFLRQLGRDHRKFGVIPNHYEAVGTALLAALKTNLGPEWTPEVERAWAEAFTIIARAMQEAAAADRHPGSWTATVAEHRRLTWDLALVLVEPEQPVPYQAGQYLSVEVPQRPRLWRYLSPANAPREDGSIEFHIRAVEGGWVSRAIVGHTARGDRWRLGPPLGRLAVDRESGRDVLMIAGGTGVAPLRAMLDELAQWGENPKVKLFYGGRDRDDLYDLEELRSLAAVNPWLTVVPVVENNPGLPGFEQGTLAEVVTKYGAWPKHDVLVSGSPQMIRATVSRMLVAGTALDQIKYDPFTID